The DNA window CGGCATTGACCAGCGATATCACCGCGCCGGCGGACAGGTCGAAGCCGCCCGACAGGATCACGATGGTCTGGCCGATCGCCGCGAGCGCGGAGGTCGCGCCGCCGCTCGACAGGAACGACACATCGAAATAGGTCAGTGGCCCGGCGCTGATCCAGTCGACGATGAAAAGCAGGATCGCAAGGACAGCCGCGGCGATCAGTGCGCCGCGATTGCGCATCAGCGCGCGCCGCAGACCGAAGCCACTGGGAACAGGGGATGAGGCTGCTGCGCGGCTCATGCGGCGGCTTCCCCGGCATGACCAAGGGCCGGGCGCATGATGGCAGGCTCGGTGATGGCGTCGCCTTCGAGTTCGGCCGCGATACGCCCGTCGTAGAGAACCAGCACCCGGTCGCATTGGTGGACGAGTTCGGGAATCTCCGTCGAGTGCAGCAGGATCGAACCGCCCGAAGCCACGTAGTTTCGCATCATCACATAAAGCTCGTGCTTGGTGCCGACATCGATGCCTCGGGTGGGATCGAACAACAGCAGGATGCGGCTCTGCGCCACCAGCCATTTGGCGATGGCGATCTTCTGCTGATTGCCGCCGGAAAACGCACCGGCCCGCGTCCACAGCGCGCGGCGGTCGACCTCGACAGTAGCGAATGCCGCCTCGACGGAGCGGGTTTCGGCTTGCGCGTCGACAAGGCCGAGGCGGGTGAAGCGCGATATCACGGGAAGCGTGGCGTTCTGGCTGCCCGACAGTTTCAGGAACAGCCCTTCGGATTTGCGATCCTCCGGCACCAGGCCGATCGCCATGTTGGGCAGCAAGGCATCGGCGGGCGAACCGAGCCAAACCTTGCGGCCATCGACGAGGATGTGGCCGCGGATGATTTCGGCCATGCCGAAGCAGGCCAGGAACAGATCCTGCTGGCCCATGCCCTGCAATCCGGCAACGCCGAGGATCTCGCCTTTGCGAAGGTCGAAGCCGGCGCCGTCGAGCTTGCGCCCGACCTTGAGGTCGCGCACGCCTAGAACCGGCGGCCCGAAGGCCTGGGCGCCGTCTGGCTTGGGCGGGAAGGTCTGCTCGATGCTGCGGCCGATGATCTTTTCGATGACGTCGCCATCCGAGACGTCGGCAACCGGCGCGGTAACGATGTGGCGGCCGTTCCTCAGGATCGTCAGCGTGTCGCAGAAGGCGCGGACCTCGCGCATGCGGTGGGTGATGAAGACGATGGTGGTGCCTGCTGCCTTCAGCCTGGCGATGATGTCGCCCAGCCAGTCGACGTCGCGGCCGGCGAGCGTCGATGTCGGCTCGTCGAGCAGCAGGATGCGCGGCTTGCGATAGACGGCCCGCGCGATCTCGATCTTCTGGCGCACCGAAAGCTCGAGCTCGCTCACCTCGGCGTCGAGATCGACGGAAAAACCGAGATCGTCGATGTGGCGGCGGACAGCCTTGCGGGCGGCACTGCGCCGGATCAGGCCGGAGACGCCCACGGGGGCATAAGGCAGCAGCATGTTGTCGAGCACGGAGAGATCGCGCACCAGGGTCATCTCCTGGAACGCCGTCTGCACGCCCAGCGCGTGTGCGGCGCGCGGTGCGCCGTAGGCGATCTCCTTGCCGAAGACACGGACATGCCCCTCGCTCGGCCGGACCAGCCCGGACAGCAGCTTCACCAGCGTCGACTTGCCGGCTCCGTTTTCACCCAGCAGTGCATGGACGCTGCCAGGCGCGATCGCGAACGACACGCCGTCCAGTGCGACGGTCGGGCCGAACGCCTTGCTGATGCCGTCGATCTCGATGGCGGGAAGCGCGGTATGTTCTGTCATGTCCTCGATCGCCGGGCTGCACACTTTGGGCGCCACGCATTAGCGCGGATCGACGATGCGTGGACAAGACGTCAGCGCATCGTCGCGATTTGGCTTGAGAGGCTCAGTTCTCCGGCTGTCCAACGAGGGCAGCGGCGAGGCCGACCTCGGGTGTCTGGTCCGAGAAGATCGAGGCAAACCAGCCGGGATTGGAGACCAGCGACGGCTTGAAGGCGTTGCAGCCTGCCTTCATCTCCGCCCATGTGCCTTCGTCGCACAGCTTGATCGTCTCATTGGTGACGACCGGCAGCGGCAGGATGGTGGTCTTCGGCACGTCCTTGCCTTCGATCGCCTCGACGGCGAGCTTCAGCGCCAGCGCGCCGGAATAGGGCGGGGACGCATAGGAAATGCGTTGCGCGCCCGCCGGTGCATAGGGCGGCGCCGCGCCTTCGACTTCGGTCCCCTCCGGCAGCATCTGGATGCGGCCGCCATTGGAGCCTTCGCCGGCGCAAGGCAGGAGTTCGCTGGTCTTCTTGCCGGCCTCGAGCTGCATCGAGTTGGCGGTGAAGCAGCCGACCTGCATCCACAGCCCGTTGATGTCGTCCCAATTGCGGGTGGCCAGGATCTTCGAAAGCTCGGTTCGGGCGACCGCCTGGCTCCACATGCCAACAGCCTCGCCGACGATCTTGATGTCAGGATACTTGGCGAAGACTTCCTTGGCGGCCTTTGTCCGTTGATCATCGACGGATGTTCCCGGAACACCCGTGATGGCGATGATGTTGCCCTTGCCATTGAGCTTCTTGACCAGCCATTCGGCGGTCACCCTGCCCGCTTCCAGCTGGTCGATGTGGACGTTGTAGGCACAGGGCTCGGTGATCTCGGCGTCGTAGGCAAAGACCTTCACACCCTTGTCGCAGGCATTCTTGACGACCTGATTGAGCGCGGTCGGCGAGATCGGATACACGACGATCGCCTCGGCGCCGCTTTGCACCATGGCGTTGATCTGCTGAATCTGGCGTTGCGCGTTGGGGCCGGCGACCTGGACCTGCAGGTCGACCTTGTCGGCCAGGCTCTTGTGCGCGGCCATGGCCTTGACCATGTTGGCCGCCTCCGCCTGCCAGTCATTGCCGATGTAGCTCATGCTGAGAAAAATCTTGTGCTTCTCGGCCGCCTGCGCGGCCGACAGCCCAAGGGCGCATACAGCCATGCCGGCCAGCAGCGCGAGCCGCCGGACTTTCAATCCGATACCCATATGAAACTCCTCCCGATCCGAACGACCGAATGCCTCCCAAGGGCACGAACGTAACCCTTGTCATTCGATGCCGGCGACCGTAACATGATTTGATCAAAGATCAATGATGAAATCGCTTGATATCAAAACCGGGGAGTCGTGAGCGCTTGACGCGGCACCTTGAACCTTGCATTCCGGACACCAGAGTGGTTCCGCGTCTCTGTGAAACCCGGAACCACTCTGTCTCTTTGCTTTGGCGCAATTCCGGATGGAAAACCGTTTCACACTTTTCCTGGAATTGCTCTGGCGGTAGCGTCGCCCTTGGGCGGGAAGGTTGACGGGAGATGGCTGGGTCGGCGTACAGGAAGCCGGGGGTCGAGATCACACCCCTGTCCAGGGAAACCCTGCAGGACAGGGTCTATCGCCATGTCACCGAACTGATCCTCGACGGCTCCATCGTGCCGGGCGAGATGGTCACGGTTCAGAGCCTTGCCGACGCTTTTGGCGTCAGCCCGATGCCGGTCAGGGAAGCGTTGCGGCGCCTGACGGCGGCCAACGCGCTGATGGTGGTTTCAGGCCGGTCGATCGGCATTCCGGCATTAAGCCGCGCACGCCTCATCGACCTCAGGAATGTCCGGTTCGAGATCGAGGCGATCGCGGCCGCATGGGCGGCGGAGCGTATGGACGACCAGGCCGTGGCGCAGTTGCGCCAGCATCTGGATGCGCTCGAACAGGCCAATGCCGCCGGCGACGTCAAATCCTACCTGCGCGCCAACTACGCCTTTCATTTCTCGATCTATCGGGCGGCCGGTTCCGAGAACATGCTCAACATCATCGAGAACCTGTGGCTGCAGATCAGCCCCTACTTCAACATGCTGCACGATTCGGGAAACTACTCGACCGCCAACGAACACCATCAGGAGATGTTCGCGGCATTGAGAAACCGGGACGCGGAGGCCGTCAGGGCCGCGGTCCGCGCTGACATCGACGCCGCTTTCGACGTGCTGGTCGATCTTTTGAAGTAGCGCCCGGCCTCCGACGACCGATCACATGCCGGTTTATCTCTGGTGATGGCAGAGCAGCGCCCATGCGCACTTAGCGGCCAGTGCGGGCTTCTTCGGGCCGATCTAGAGATCGTATCCCTGAGCGCGCCATCCAAGGTCCTGTTCACGGAGCAATTTGTGCTGGAGCTTGCCGGGCGGCAGGCGATGACGCGGCGCGCGCTTGACCTGCACCCGCATGGTCATTATCGGATTGCCAAAATCTGGTAGCGTGATTATACCAGTTGATAAGTTGACGACGGGCGATACCGTCGGCTGAGATCAGGAGTAGTGACCAGATGACAACGATTGCGCTGTTCGGTGCCGGCGGAAAAATGGGCTACCGCCTATCGACCAATTTTCGCGGATCGCCCTACACGATACGCCATGTCGAGGTCAGCGATGCCGGTCGCGAACGGCTGAAGACCGGACTGGGTTTCGATACGGTCAGTGCCGACGAGGCGCTCAAGGGCGCCGATGTGGTGATCCTGGCGGTTCCGGACACGCATATCGGCAAGGTGGCGACCAGCATCGAGAGCAAGCTGGCGCCGGGCACGATGGTGGTGGTGCTCGACGCGGCGGCACCTTTCGCCGGCCATCTGCCGAAGCGGCCGGACCTCACCTATTTCGTCACCCATCCCTGCCATCCGCCGATCTTCAATGACGAGACCGACATGGCTGCCAAGAAGGACTATTTCGGCGGCGTCAAGGCCAAGCAGCATATGGTCAGCGCGCTGATGCAGGGACCGGAGGAGGACTACGCCAAGGGCGAGGCGATCGCGAAAATCATCTGGGCGCCGGTCATGCGCTCGCACCGCGTCACCGTCGACCAGATGGCGCTGCTGGAGCCCGGTCTGTCGGAGACGGTGTGCGCCTCGCTGCTGGTTATCATGAAGGAAGCTGTCGACGAAGTCGTGGCACGCGGCGTCGACAAGCAGGCGGCGCTCGACTTCCTGCTCGGCCATATGAACGTGCTCGGCGCCGTCATCTTCGGCGAGACCAAGGGCGTCTTCTCGGACGCCTGCAACAAGGCGATCGAATTCGGCAAGCCGGTGCTGATGCGTGACGACTGGAAACGCGTGTTCGAGCCGGAAGAGATCGCCGCCAGCATTCAGCGCATCACCTGAGGGAGGCAGACGCCTTTCCCTTCTCCTCTTGTGGGAGAAGGTGGATTGGCGCGTGGCGCCAAGACGGATGCGGGGTTCCGGAGGAAACACGGCATCAAAAAACCAAACGATTCTAGATGCTTATGTTCTCGACGTAGCGATCCGTCCAGCGTCCCTTATCCGACCGGGCTTCGCTCGGGCACCCCGGGGCGAGCCACCGGTCTCGCCCGCCCTTCGGGTCCCACAAGGGGAGAAGGGAAGACCTCATCAGGTACATATCATCTGAATTTGTGGTTGACTCATCATACCAGTTGGCTTAGCTGTTCACTGGCTCGGATCAACAGGTTTTCGCAGGGAGCTCGAAGCCTGAACGAGTGGAGGACGGCGGGGGAGCGACGATCCGTTCAGGGCAAGCCGGCAAACGGCTTTTGAACGCGAGGCGATCCGTGGCCCGCGCTGCTTGGCCAATTCAACGCAGACAGTGGTCTCGATCTATCGAGACACGAGTTTTCAACGGGAGGACTTCATGAAACTCACACGCAGAATGACGCTTGCGGCTTTCGCCGGCATGCTGGCGCTTGGCACTGCAGTGCCCGCCTACGCGGCGGATCTCATCGCCATCATCACGCCCTCGCACGACAATCCGTTCTTCAAGGCGGAAGCCGTCGGCGCGGAAGCCAAGGCCAAGGAACTCGGCTACGAGGCGCTGGTGCTGGTCCATGACGACGACGCCAACAAGCAGTCCGAGCTGATCGACACCGCGATCGGCCGCGGCGCCAAGGCGATCATCCTTGACAATGCCGGCGCCGACGCCACCGTCGCCGCCGTGCAGAAGGCCAAGGACGCGGGCATTCCGTCCTTCCTGATCGACCGCGAGATCAACGCCACCGGCGTCGCCGTGGCACAGATCGTTTCCAACAACTACCAGGGCGCCCAGCTCGGCGCGCAGGAATTCGTCAAGCTGATGGGCGAGAAGGGCAATTTCGTCGAGCTGGTCGGCAAGGAATCCGACACCAATGCCGGCATCCGCTCCAAGGGTTATCACGACGTCATCGACGACTATCCGGACCTGAAGATGGTCGCCCAGCAGTCGGCCAACTGGAGCCAGACGGAAGCCTATTCCAAGATGGAATCGATCCTGCAGGCCAACCCCGACATCAAGGGCGTGATCT is part of the Mesorhizobium loti genome and encodes:
- a CDS encoding sugar ABC transporter ATP-binding protein — its product is MTEHTALPAIEIDGISKAFGPTVALDGVSFAIAPGSVHALLGENGAGKSTLVKLLSGLVRPSEGHVRVFGKEIAYGAPRAAHALGVQTAFQEMTLVRDLSVLDNMLLPYAPVGVSGLIRRSAARKAVRRHIDDLGFSVDLDAEVSELELSVRQKIEIARAVYRKPRILLLDEPTSTLAGRDVDWLGDIIARLKAAGTTIVFITHRMREVRAFCDTLTILRNGRHIVTAPVADVSDGDVIEKIIGRSIEQTFPPKPDGAQAFGPPVLGVRDLKVGRKLDGAGFDLRKGEILGVAGLQGMGQQDLFLACFGMAEIIRGHILVDGRKVWLGSPADALLPNMAIGLVPEDRKSEGLFLKLSGSQNATLPVISRFTRLGLVDAQAETRSVEAAFATVEVDRRALWTRAGAFSGGNQQKIAIAKWLVAQSRILLLFDPTRGIDVGTKHELYVMMRNYVASGGSILLHSTEIPELVHQCDRVLVLYDGRIAAELEGDAITEPAIMRPALGHAGEAAA
- a CDS encoding substrate-binding domain-containing protein, with amino-acid sequence MGIGLKVRRLALLAGMAVCALGLSAAQAAEKHKIFLSMSYIGNDWQAEAANMVKAMAAHKSLADKVDLQVQVAGPNAQRQIQQINAMVQSGAEAIVVYPISPTALNQVVKNACDKGVKVFAYDAEITEPCAYNVHIDQLEAGRVTAEWLVKKLNGKGNIIAITGVPGTSVDDQRTKAAKEVFAKYPDIKIVGEAVGMWSQAVARTELSKILATRNWDDINGLWMQVGCFTANSMQLEAGKKTSELLPCAGEGSNGGRIQMLPEGTEVEGAAPPYAPAGAQRISYASPPYSGALALKLAVEAIEGKDVPKTTILPLPVVTNETIKLCDEGTWAEMKAGCNAFKPSLVSNPGWFASIFSDQTPEVGLAAALVGQPEN
- a CDS encoding GntR family transcriptional regulator; this encodes MAGSAYRKPGVEITPLSRETLQDRVYRHVTELILDGSIVPGEMVTVQSLADAFGVSPMPVREALRRLTAANALMVVSGRSIGIPALSRARLIDLRNVRFEIEAIAAAWAAERMDDQAVAQLRQHLDALEQANAAGDVKSYLRANYAFHFSIYRAAGSENMLNIIENLWLQISPYFNMLHDSGNYSTANEHHQEMFAALRNRDAEAVRAAVRADIDAAFDVLVDLLK
- a CDS encoding NAD(P)-binding domain-containing protein, with translation MTTIALFGAGGKMGYRLSTNFRGSPYTIRHVEVSDAGRERLKTGLGFDTVSADEALKGADVVILAVPDTHIGKVATSIESKLAPGTMVVVLDAAAPFAGHLPKRPDLTYFVTHPCHPPIFNDETDMAAKKDYFGGVKAKQHMVSALMQGPEEDYAKGEAIAKIIWAPVMRSHRVTVDQMALLEPGLSETVCASLLVIMKEAVDEVVARGVDKQAALDFLLGHMNVLGAVIFGETKGVFSDACNKAIEFGKPVLMRDDWKRVFEPEEIAASIQRIT
- a CDS encoding D-ribose ABC transporter substrate-binding protein; the encoded protein is MKLTRRMTLAAFAGMLALGTAVPAYAADLIAIITPSHDNPFFKAEAVGAEAKAKELGYEALVLVHDDDANKQSELIDTAIGRGAKAIILDNAGADATVAAVQKAKDAGIPSFLIDREINATGVAVAQIVSNNYQGAQLGAQEFVKLMGEKGNFVELVGKESDTNAGIRSKGYHDVIDDYPDLKMVAQQSANWSQTEAYSKMESILQANPDIKGVISGNDTMAMGAYAALAAANRKDVIVVGFDGSNDVRDSITSGGIKATVLQPAFAQAQMAVEQANDFIKNKTSPAKEKQLMDCVLVNGDNAAKLETFALTN